In Xanthomonas sacchari, a genomic segment contains:
- a CDS encoding SIR2 family NAD-dependent protein deacylase — protein sequence MLSSAYNAETVAAFLQGARRLLVLTGAGMSAESGVPTFRGQDDSLWARFDPEQLATEDAWRADPALVWGWYRWRMAIVAQAQPHAGHLALARLAEIRHTTLVTQNVDDLHQRAGSEVAAHVHGRLSALRCSDCGQPWRGLLPPVDVHMPSQRLAPPVCAACGGTVRPGVVWFGEALPAAEWARAQTAADAADLVLVIGSSGLVHPAAGLPLQAKERGACVVEINPEPSALSARADLHWRDSAAVALPLLLQQCLVA from the coding sequence ATGCTCAGTTCCGCCTACAACGCCGAGACCGTTGCCGCCTTTCTCCAGGGCGCGCGCCGCCTGCTGGTGCTGACCGGTGCCGGCATGTCCGCCGAGAGCGGGGTACCGACCTTCCGTGGCCAGGACGACAGCCTGTGGGCGCGTTTCGATCCGGAACAGCTGGCCACCGAGGACGCCTGGCGCGCCGATCCGGCCCTGGTCTGGGGCTGGTACCGCTGGCGCATGGCGATCGTGGCGCAGGCGCAGCCGCACGCCGGGCATCTGGCGCTGGCGCGCCTGGCCGAGATCCGCCACACCACGCTGGTGACCCAGAACGTGGACGACCTGCACCAGCGCGCCGGCAGCGAGGTCGCCGCGCACGTGCATGGCCGCCTGTCGGCGCTGCGTTGCAGCGACTGCGGCCAGCCCTGGCGCGGGCTGCTGCCGCCGGTGGACGTGCACATGCCGAGCCAGCGCCTGGCACCGCCGGTGTGCGCGGCCTGCGGCGGCACGGTGCGCCCGGGCGTGGTGTGGTTCGGCGAGGCGCTGCCGGCGGCGGAGTGGGCGCGGGCGCAGACCGCGGCGGACGCCGCCGATCTGGTGCTGGTGATCGGCAGTTCCGGCCTGGTCCATCCGGCGGCCGGCCTGCCGCTGCAGGCCAAGGAGCGCGGCGCCTGCGTGGTCGAGATCAATCCCGAACCCAGTGCGCTGTCGGCGCGCGCCGACCTGCACTGGCGCGACAGCGCGGCGGTGGCGCTGCCGTTGCTGCTGCAGCAGTGCCTGGTGGCCTGA
- a CDS encoding organic hydroperoxide resistance protein — MASPTTIVYTAVATATGGRDGRAATPDKALDVKLSTPRELGGAGGDGTNPEQLFAAGYSACFIGALKFVAGQEKVKLPAEPSIEGHVGIGQIPGGFGIAVELRIAVPGLERATLESLVEKAHQVCPYSNATRGNIDVKLVVLD, encoded by the coding sequence ATGGCTTCACCGACCACCATCGTCTACACCGCCGTTGCCACTGCCACCGGGGGCCGCGACGGCCGCGCCGCCACCCCGGACAAGGCGCTGGACGTCAAGCTGTCGACCCCGCGCGAGCTGGGCGGCGCCGGCGGCGACGGCACCAACCCGGAGCAGCTGTTCGCGGCCGGCTACTCGGCCTGCTTCATCGGCGCGCTGAAGTTCGTCGCCGGGCAGGAGAAGGTCAAGCTGCCGGCCGAGCCGAGCATCGAAGGCCATGTCGGCATCGGCCAGATCCCGGGCGGCTTCGGCATCGCCGTGGAACTGCGCATCGCCGTGCCGGGCCTGGAGCGTGCGACGCTGGAATCGCTGGTGGAGAAGGCGCACCAGGTGTGCCCGTACTCCAACGCCACCCGCGGCAACATCGACGTCAAGCTGGTCGTGCTCGACTGA
- a CDS encoding MarR family winged helix-turn-helix transcriptional regulator → MDRTSPADATALLKLDTQLCFALYSANLAMHKLYRALLRDLGLTYPQYLVMLVLWEQDQRSVSDIGERLFLDSATLTPLLKRLEAAGLLTRSRAAEDERRVLIALTADGQALRARAQAVPEGVLCAVTCDLQQLTRLKHDLEEVRGKLLAAA, encoded by the coding sequence ATGGACCGCACCTCTCCCGCCGACGCCACCGCCCTGCTCAAGCTGGACACCCAGCTGTGCTTCGCGCTGTATTCGGCCAACCTGGCGATGCACAAGCTCTACCGTGCGCTGCTGCGCGACCTCGGCCTGACCTATCCGCAGTACCTGGTGATGCTGGTGCTGTGGGAGCAGGACCAGCGCAGCGTCTCGGACATCGGCGAGCGCCTGTTCCTGGATTCGGCCACGCTGACCCCGTTGCTCAAGCGCCTGGAGGCGGCCGGCCTGCTGACCCGCAGCCGCGCCGCCGAGGACGAGCGCCGCGTGCTGATCGCGCTGACCGCCGATGGCCAGGCCCTGCGCGCGCGCGCGCAGGCGGTGCCGGAAGGCGTGCTGTGCGCGGTCACCTGCGATCTGCAGCAACTGACCCGGCTCAAGCACGACCTGGAAGAGGTCCGCGGCAAGTTGCTGGCCGCGGCCTGA
- a CDS encoding alpha/beta hydrolase — translation MRLSRPSPARCLLALALLLPGLSAAPGHAQDGRLRARLLQRLAQREGADTARAPLPAGAQVLRDVAYGQDPAQRMDVYLPAGARQAPLIVMVHGGGWADGDKDNPGVAANKAAHWLPQGRALVSVNYRLLPQATPLQQAQDVARAVARIQQLAPQWGADPAQLVLMGHSAGAHLVSLLDLSPDLLAQAGARRPLGTVALDSAAMDVEQVMQGRHLPLYDRAFGSARSDWIAASPYHVMGNSAPPLLAVCSSRRADACAQARRLAAKANARGIRVEVLPQDASHAEINRELGLPSAYTAAVDAFLHTLR, via the coding sequence ATGCGCCTGTCGCGTCCCTCGCCCGCCCGTTGCCTGCTCGCCCTGGCGCTGCTGCTGCCGGGGTTATCCGCCGCCCCCGGCCACGCCCAGGACGGGCGCCTGCGCGCACGCCTGCTGCAGCGCCTGGCCCAGCGCGAAGGCGCCGACACCGCGCGTGCACCGTTGCCCGCCGGCGCGCAGGTGCTGCGCGACGTCGCCTACGGGCAGGACCCGGCGCAGCGCATGGACGTGTACCTGCCGGCCGGCGCGCGCCAGGCCCCGCTGATCGTGATGGTGCACGGCGGCGGCTGGGCCGACGGCGACAAGGACAACCCCGGCGTGGCCGCCAACAAGGCCGCGCACTGGCTGCCGCAGGGCCGTGCGCTGGTGTCGGTGAACTACCGCCTGCTGCCGCAGGCCACGCCGCTGCAGCAGGCGCAGGACGTGGCGCGCGCGGTGGCGCGGATCCAGCAGCTGGCGCCGCAGTGGGGCGCCGACCCGGCGCAGCTGGTGTTGATGGGCCACTCGGCCGGCGCGCACCTGGTGTCCCTGCTGGACCTGTCGCCGGACCTGCTGGCGCAGGCCGGGGCGCGTCGGCCGCTGGGCACGGTGGCGCTGGACAGCGCGGCGATGGACGTGGAGCAGGTGATGCAGGGCCGGCACCTGCCGTTGTACGACCGCGCCTTCGGCAGCGCACGCAGCGACTGGATCGCCGCCTCGCCGTACCACGTCATGGGCAACAGCGCGCCGCCGCTGCTGGCGGTGTGCTCCAGCCGCCGCGCCGATGCCTGCGCGCAGGCGCGCCGCCTGGCCGCCAAGGCCAACGCACGCGGCATCCGCGTCGAAGTGCTGCCGCAGGATGCCAGCCACGCCGAGATCAACCGCGAGCTGGGCCTGCCCTCGGCCTACACCGCGGCGGTGGACGCGTTCCTGCACACGCTGCGCTGA
- a CDS encoding alpha/beta hydrolase produces MTSPAFPTASGALTLQGPAGPIEAAVDLPDADVAALPVTAIVCHPLSTEGGSMHNKVVTMVARALRELGVRVVRFNFRSVGASAGSFDHGDGEQQDLAAVAAWVRAQRPHDALWLAGFSFGAYVSLRASAALQPQVLISIAPPAGRWDFSDMAPPPQWLVIQGEADEIVDPQAVYDWLETLQAQPQLVRMPDTSHFFHRKLIDLRGALQHAVKAWLPAAQA; encoded by the coding sequence ATGACCTCTCCCGCTTTCCCCACCGCTTCCGGCGCGCTGACGCTGCAAGGCCCCGCCGGCCCGATCGAGGCCGCGGTCGATCTGCCCGACGCCGACGTCGCCGCGCTGCCGGTCACCGCCATCGTCTGCCATCCGCTGTCCACCGAAGGCGGCAGCATGCATAACAAGGTGGTGACGATGGTCGCGCGTGCGCTGCGCGAACTGGGCGTGCGCGTGGTGCGCTTCAACTTCCGCAGCGTCGGCGCCTCCGCCGGCAGCTTCGACCACGGCGACGGCGAGCAGCAGGACCTGGCCGCGGTGGCCGCCTGGGTGCGCGCGCAGCGTCCGCACGACGCGCTGTGGCTGGCCGGTTTCAGCTTCGGCGCCTACGTCTCGCTGCGCGCCAGCGCCGCGCTGCAGCCGCAGGTACTGATCTCGATCGCGCCGCCGGCCGGGCGCTGGGATTTTTCCGACATGGCGCCGCCGCCGCAGTGGCTGGTGATCCAGGGCGAGGCCGACGAGATCGTCGACCCGCAGGCCGTGTACGACTGGCTGGAGACCCTGCAGGCGCAGCCGCAACTGGTGCGCATGCCCGACACCAGCCATTTCTTCCATCGCAAGCTGATCGACCTGCGCGGCGCCCTGCAGCACGCGGTCAAGGCCTGGCTGCCGGCGGCACAGGCGTGA
- a CDS encoding ATP-binding protein — MSGAAPGACGWPRSLFGQLALVIALVLAGAGLLALLLGRELALRPAAQQQLRVLHGLANVAEALQRSPDAAALAPALREAGLQLRTAPPSASAAGPLVDAVQRRAADQLGPGRALRRDADGTLWLQLATPTPLWIAFSSQPHGHGLRRFSVALLAGCTLLVWLAAALAARRLVRPLRQLAQAAPHLVRGEQAAPIATGGPREVAALAQALTEASADVRHAAAERVLLLAGISHDLRTPLTRLQYALALLPQVEPDLREGMERDIGEIDAILAQFIAYARDGRDEPAVALDLADLCRQALGAAQPGWEQLLPAQAPLYGRPLALQRALGNLIGNAERHGAAPFQLRLHGDGGDGWRIEVRDHGPGLDPALAARAPQPFVHGGHGGSGLGLAIVERVARQHRGQLLLQPIVPHGLCASLHLRPA, encoded by the coding sequence ATGAGCGGCGCCGCCCCTGGCGCCTGCGGCTGGCCGCGCAGCCTGTTCGGGCAGCTGGCGCTGGTGATCGCGCTGGTGCTGGCCGGCGCCGGCCTGCTGGCGCTGCTGCTCGGCCGCGAACTGGCGCTGCGACCAGCGGCGCAGCAGCAACTGCGCGTGCTGCACGGCTTGGCCAATGTCGCCGAGGCGCTGCAGCGCTCGCCGGACGCCGCGGCGCTGGCGCCGGCGTTGCGCGAGGCCGGGCTGCAACTGCGCACCGCGCCGCCCTCGGCCAGTGCCGCCGGCCCGCTGGTCGACGCCGTGCAGCGCCGCGCGGCCGACCAGCTCGGCCCCGGACGCGCGTTGCGGCGCGACGCCGACGGCACCCTGTGGCTGCAGTTGGCCACGCCCACGCCGCTGTGGATCGCATTCTCCAGCCAGCCGCACGGACACGGCCTGCGCCGATTCTCGGTGGCGCTGCTGGCCGGCTGCACGCTGCTGGTCTGGCTGGCCGCCGCCCTGGCCGCGCGGCGCCTGGTGCGCCCGCTGCGGCAGTTGGCGCAGGCCGCGCCGCACCTGGTGCGCGGCGAGCAGGCCGCGCCGATCGCCACCGGCGGCCCGCGCGAAGTCGCGGCGCTGGCGCAGGCGCTGACCGAGGCCAGCGCCGACGTGCGCCATGCCGCGGCCGAGCGTGTGCTGCTGCTGGCCGGCATCTCCCACGACCTGCGCACCCCGCTGACCCGGCTGCAATACGCGCTGGCGCTGCTGCCGCAGGTGGAGCCGGACCTGCGCGAAGGCATGGAACGCGACATCGGCGAGATCGACGCGATCCTGGCGCAGTTCATCGCCTACGCCCGCGACGGCCGCGACGAACCGGCCGTGGCGCTGGACCTGGCCGACCTCTGCCGGCAGGCGCTGGGCGCGGCGCAGCCCGGCTGGGAGCAGCTGCTGCCTGCGCAGGCGCCGCTGTACGGGCGGCCGCTGGCGCTGCAGCGCGCGCTCGGCAACCTCATCGGCAATGCCGAGCGGCACGGCGCCGCGCCGTTCCAGTTGCGCCTGCACGGCGACGGCGGCGATGGCTGGCGCATCGAGGTGCGCGACCACGGCCCCGGCCTGGACCCGGCGCTGGCCGCGCGCGCGCCGCAGCCGTTCGTGCACGGCGGCCACGGCGGCAGCGGACTGGGCCTGGCGATCGTCGAGCGGGTCGCGCGCCAGCATCGCGGCCAGTTGCTGCTGCAGCCCATCGTTCCGCACGGCCTGTGCGCCAGCCTGCACCTGCGCCCGGCATGA
- the zapE gene encoding cell division protein ZapE, with product MSAAALPSQRYAEGVARGDWRDDPAQHAALAELDRIHTAIVDGDQEGWLDRLSAFWKKPEPVRGLYFWGGVGRGKTFLVDLFYDGLPITRKYRTHFHRFMRGVHERLREHAGQSDPLAKIAQEWRSRLRVLVLDEFFVTDIGDAMLLSRLLERLFAEGVTLVTTSNTAPQNLYLNGLQRESFLPAIGLLQTYCVELYAEGTEDYRMRALTRSPVYRAPLAEDSDAWLGERWSALTGNAEARRGNIELEGRKIPVRARGKSIVWFDFAALCEGPRGPSDYIEIAHEFTTVLLGGIPHFDRMNEDAARRFVNLIDELYDRHVNLVCTAQDPPPLLYTGERLAGAFERTASRLIEMQSAEYLAAAHRV from the coding sequence GTGAGCGCGGCGGCATTGCCGTCGCAGCGCTACGCCGAAGGCGTGGCGCGCGGCGACTGGCGCGACGATCCGGCCCAGCACGCGGCGCTGGCCGAACTGGACCGCATCCACACCGCGATCGTGGACGGGGACCAGGAGGGCTGGCTGGACCGCCTGTCGGCGTTCTGGAAGAAGCCCGAGCCGGTGCGCGGCCTGTATTTCTGGGGCGGGGTCGGCCGCGGCAAGACCTTCCTGGTCGATCTGTTCTACGACGGCCTGCCGATCACGCGGAAGTACCGCACCCATTTCCACCGCTTCATGCGCGGCGTGCACGAGCGCCTGCGCGAGCACGCCGGGCAGAGCGATCCGCTGGCGAAGATCGCGCAGGAGTGGCGCAGCCGGCTGCGCGTGCTGGTGCTGGACGAGTTCTTCGTCACCGACATCGGCGATGCGATGCTGCTGTCGCGCCTGCTCGAGCGCTTGTTCGCCGAGGGCGTGACCCTGGTCACCACCTCCAACACCGCGCCGCAGAACCTGTACCTCAACGGCCTGCAGCGCGAGAGCTTCCTGCCGGCGATCGGCTTGCTGCAGACCTATTGCGTGGAGCTGTACGCCGAGGGGACCGAGGACTACCGCATGCGCGCGCTGACCCGCTCGCCGGTGTACCGCGCGCCGCTGGCCGAGGACAGCGACGCCTGGCTGGGCGAGCGCTGGAGCGCGTTGACCGGCAATGCCGAGGCGCGCCGCGGCAACATCGAACTGGAAGGGCGCAAGATCCCGGTGCGCGCGCGCGGCAAGAGCATCGTCTGGTTCGATTTCGCCGCCCTGTGCGAAGGCCCGCGCGGTCCCAGCGACTACATCGAGATCGCGCACGAGTTCACCACCGTGCTGCTCGGCGGCATCCCGCACTTCGATCGCATGAACGAGGATGCGGCGCGGCGCTTCGTCAACCTGATCGACGAGCTGTACGACCGCCACGTCAACCTGGTCTGCACCGCGCAGGATCCGCCGCCGTTGCTGTACACCGGCGAGCGCTTGGCCGGGGCCTTCGAGCGCACCGCCTCGCGGCTGATCGAGATGCAGAGCGCCGAGTACCTGGCGGCCGCGCACCGGGTCTGA